AATGACCAAAAATACAGCTTTCGCTTTTGATCACGAACCAAAACTACAAACAATGAAACAAAGGAagtaaaataacataaaactaAGAACTAAAGACTTAATATCTAAACATAGTTCCACTTTTCTGGAGTAAATAGTCGCATCGTCGCATACCTCTGAGCAACGAACCAACCACATTTCCCGCCTCATCCGCCGTAAACTTCACCGGAATATCGCGGCAAATCACCGATAGGAACCCATGTGCAAATTCCGCCTTCAACCCGACGACACTCTCCACACGATAATCCCAAACCACGCTGCCGTTAACTACCGGCGTCACCACCTTTTTGAAGTCGACAGCTGTTACCGGTGCATCAGTTTTGTCCGACGCATAGAGTCGCCCAAAATCATCGAACGACGGAGGTACCTTGGAGATAACCTCGTCGCCACGAAGGAGACGTGACGTGACTGTATGGAGAGAGAGTTTACAACGGGTGACTGGGCTCTTGGCAACCAAACCGGTCCCCCAATCAGCGGTTGAAACGTTTGCGGCGTTTGTGAAGTTTGAGACGGAGACCGACTGAGCAAAGAGCTCTATGTAACAATAAGACTTGTTGTCCTTGTCGTCAAGACAAGCCAAACCTCTTATGGCGACAGTAATAGAAAATACAACAATAATGGTAAGAAAGTAGCGAGGGCAGCAATTTTTTGGAGTAACCTCGAAGGACTTATCGTCAGGGCCTCCGGTAGAGGTGGTTGGAGCTTGCTCTATAGACGTTGACATGTTAAAAATTCTTAACACTTTAGTTAAAGAATTCAtgtataatatatctaagaGAGAATTGTTAACATAGTAAAGATACAGATTTTAATatgacttttccatttttttgttctttgttgGACATGAATTAccttttaaaaatggaaaatcttgttttacaAGTATATGTAATTTGGAAATCAATATAATGAAAAAGAAGTTAAGCTtaaaaatctaactaaaaactatacaaaaaaaagaaaaaataaatacttttttcaaaaatgtaaatggatacaatattttaatctattagaaatatttttgtaattaaaatgttaatgtgaatcatattataatattatatagatttaCCATATCTTAATATTTCTTGAATCTTTTCTTTTCCAAACTATAAAACTTCCAGAAACCTATTTTCTTCCTCTATATTGAAATCAACCAAAACCGTGGTGACTCTACTGTCTATTTGATACTGATAGACGGTGGTGTTCTGTGTTCAAGGCTCATAATACCCGCATccttcttagattttttttggtatcCAAACTGCAATGTAGTTGGCACAGACGAAAGATGACTGGACTAgtttaatttagtttgttttggtCTAGTTGTAGTATGTTTTTACAGGTTAACTACAACTTTTCATAAAGTAATGGAGTTAAGGAGATCCGTAATAAGGAAACCAAGTGGGCGGTAACATTTAAGACCACAAATACAGTCAAACCTGCTAGATACGGATTCTATCTCCAGACATGGAAATAGCTATATGCGCCAATGAGACAATAACTAAGATTTCAGATGGTTGCAATAGCAAAAAGTGAGTGATGACAAATCAAAGATCTTTaggttgtcaaaaaaaaagatctttagATTTGCTAGCAACTGGTTAAATCCAAGTAAGTTTCTTCAATCAGTAATACATTTCGCAAAACGATCAAATACAGAATGTAATCTTCCTTTAATGTGTTCTATGCTCATGGTTCCTCCTTTTAGATCCATCCTCAAAATTTCCTTTTTCCTTTCAAGTTCGTGTACTAACAGTcagatttttttctctaaactGCATATATAGGACTTGAGAGAACGCATTAGTGTTTTCAATAATCCAAGGAGAGCAATTGCATCCTGAGGTAAAAAGCCTCAGAGTTCTAACTTTCAAACAGTGAGCTGAAGAGTAAATTTAAATGTAGCCAACTCTGAGGCCTAAATCCTGATCTTTCTCAAATTTCAAGTAAAATTCAGCATAAAATCACAAAACGTCAGTGCATTTTTGTTTCAAAGACAATGAACAAAATATAGATATTCTATTCCCTTTTTAGCATAAACAGATTATGAAAGCATGTATTACAGATTTACAGCAACATAAACTCTATGTTTTTGTtggtaaaaactaaaaatataaaataaaattaagttacaaaaaaatattaaaaaaaatttcaaaattttgccaataaattaatttaaagagaaataaaatgattaattatTCCTTACTAAAAGTGAAACTAAATAGAAATTAGAATGAAAAAAACATACAAGTAGGAAATCATATACGTaggaaataataaatttaaataatttaagtgATAGAATCCGTTGAccaaaaaagttatataatcCGCATGCGAAAAAACCTAGTATGGTTTAGATAAATAAACACTTGACAAATTAtcaaagattatttttttaaagaaataaaagttAACTGATTATTTCTATCATATTCAAATAGTAATAAGAAGTTAAGAATAAAACTTGACGGactaattcataaaataaaactaaaacaagaaACCAGAAGCCTACTCTTTTTATTCTTTGAGCAACCAGAAGCCTAATCTAATTGTCCGTTGTCGAACGTTCTCCGTCGTGGTCTTGTTAAAGAAAACAACTTCAAATCTGTAAAAGAGGATTCGCATATAATCTTCTCACGGCCTCGAGTCACATTTTGGCACCGTATATTTAAGTGTCCAGCTTCATCACGACCCATATAAGGCTTATGCTTCGCCATGAGTTTGATGTCCAGATCTCCTGAAACGACGTCGCTTCGATTCCCCTCCTCAGCAACGAAAAACAACGAGAAAGCAGTGTGATCCCTAGAGACACGTTGGCTAGTGATGTTTAAAACGGCGGCGTTTTCAGAACCGAGCCTCACGGCAGCGCTATCACCGTCGTAGTAGATAGAATACCTCGAGCTCGTTTTTTTCACGAGAAAATCTCCTTGCCACGTAGCGGAGGAGACGGAGAGGGACTGGAGGGAGATTTTGGCGTGGGAGTGGGCTTCGTCGATGTACAAAAAGATTAAGAGCACGACGAGAGAGGTGAAAAGGCCGCTAAAGAAGGGTGCACACCAAGCCGCCCAATCCTTGTCTGTGGGTTCACCAGATGGCGGCGGGATAGTCATCATTGGTCGTGACCACCAGTGACGAGGAGCGAGGGAGGACGGTGGCGTTGGGTCTAAGTTGGGTTGATATGccatatttgttttcttttcttttttgttcgtTTGGACTTTGGAGAGAATAATGAGATTGATGTTAGCTTatacaataaatttatatagaaaCTATTGGAaagttgtgtttcaaaaaaggaaaaaagagattattggaaaataaatatttcacttatatattacatttatttcatGGTGGATAAAGAAAGTTTGTTAGATAAAAAGAGgaagatatttacttttaatttaattattaagttAAAGAAATgtacataatttttaatagagAGATTGCTTGAGAAATGAGAATACACTAAATTGGATGCTACTTTTCATAATAGACTCGGTCAAAACTATTctaatatttgggtttagggtttaatgtttttttggtttagtatttagggtgtGTGTTGGGTTTATAAACTTGTATAAATAAttgttaaa
This genomic stretch from Raphanus sativus cultivar WK10039 chromosome 3, ASM80110v3, whole genome shotgun sequence harbors:
- the LOC108845565 gene encoding uncharacterized protein LOC108845565 is translated as MAYQPNLDPTPPSSLAPRHWWSRPMMTIPPPSGEPTDKDWAAWCAPFFSGLFTSLVVLLIFLYIDEAHSHAKISLQSLSVSSATWQGDFLVKKTSSRYSIYYDGDSAAVRLGSENAAVLNITSQRVSRDHTAFSLFFVAEEGNRSDVVSGDLDIKLMAKHKPYMGRDEAGHLNIRCQNVTRGREKIICESSFTDLKLFSLTRPRRRTFDNGQLD
- the LOC108845564 gene encoding uncharacterized protein LOC108845564 → MSTSIEQAPTTSTGGPDDKSFEVTPKNCCPRYFLTIIVVFSITVAIRGLACLDDKDNKSYCYIELFAQSVSVSNFTNAANVSTADWGTVTSRLLRGDEVISKVPPSFDDFGRLYASDKTDAPVTAVDFKKVVTPVVNGSVVWDYRVESVVGLKAEFAHGFLSVICRDIPVKFTADEAGNVVGSLLRGMRRCDYLLQKSGTMFRY